From one Choloepus didactylus isolate mChoDid1 chromosome 24, mChoDid1.pri, whole genome shotgun sequence genomic stretch:
- the LOC119519880 gene encoding LOW QUALITY PROTEIN: E3 ubiquitin-protein ligase RNF139-like (The sequence of the model RefSeq protein was modified relative to this genomic sequence to represent the inferred CDS: substituted 1 base at 1 genomic stop codon): MAAVGSPQQQVRMAHQQVWAALEVALRVPCLYIIDAIFNSYYDSSQSRFCIGLQIFLRLLGIFVSSVVLILSQRSLFKFYMYSSAFLLAATSVLVNYYASLHIDFYGAYNTSAFGIELLPRKGPSLWMALIVLQLTFGIGYITLLQIHSIYSQLIILDLLVPVIGLITELPLHIREALVFISSLILTLTTVLVLVVKLKWFYYSTRYVYLLVRHMYRIYGLQLLMEDTXKRIRFPDILRVFWLTRITAQATVLTYILRMANETDSFFISWDDFWDLICNLIISGCDSTLTVLGMSAVISSISHYLGLGILAFIGSTEEDDRRLGFVAPVLYFILALQTGLSGLRPEERLIRLSRNICLLLTAVLRFIHGMTDPVLMSLSASHVSSFRRHFPVLFVSACLFILPVLLSYVLWHHYALNTWLFAVTAFCVELCLKVIVSLTVYTLFMIDGYYNVLWEKLDDYVYYVRSTGNIIEFIFGVVMFGNGAYTMMFESGSKIRACMMCLHAYFNIYLQAKNGWKTFMNRRTAVKKINSLPEIKGRQLQEIDDVCAICYHEFTTSAHITPCNHYFHALCLRKWLYIQDTCPMCHQKVYIEDDVKDNSNTSNKNGFIAPNENPEEAIREAAAESDRELNEDDSTDCDDDVQRERNGVIQHTGTADEEFINDDTD; this comes from the coding sequence ATGGCGGCGGTGGGGTCCCCGCAGCAGCAGGTGCGGATGGCCCATCAGCAGGTCTGGGCGGCCCTCGAAGTGGCGCTCCGGGTGCCCTGCCTCTACATCATCGACGCCATCTTCAACTCCTATTACGATTCCAGCCAAAGCCGGTTCTGCATCGGACTCCAGATCTTCCTCCGGCTCCTTGGTATATTTGTATCCAGTGTTGTTCTAATCTTGTCACAGCGATCACTTTTCAAATTTTACATGTACAGCTCAGCCTTTCTATTAGCTGCAACCTCAGTGTTAGTGAATTATTATGCTTCTTTGCACATTGACTTCTATGGTGCCTACAACACATCAGCTTTCGGAATTGAGCTACTTCCTCGAAAAGGGCCCTCACTATGGATGGCACTCATCGTTCTACAGCTAACATTTGGAATTGGATACATTACGCTACTCCAAATTCATTCCATCTATTCACAATTAATTATTTTGGATCTCTTGGTTCCTGTAATAGGCTTAATCACAGAGCTACCACTACACATCAGAGAggctttagtttttatttcttccttgattCTTACATTAACAACAGTGCTTGTATTGGTTGTGAAACTTAAGTGGTTTTATTATTCCACACGATATGTCTATCTTTTAGTGAGGCACATGTATCGGATTTATGGATTACAGTTATTAATGGAGGACACATAGAAGAGGATTCGTTTCCCAGATATACTGCGAGTCTTTTGGCTAACAAGAATTACAGCACAGGCTACGGTGTTAACATACATTTTAAGGATGGCAAATGAAACTgattccttctttatttcttggGATGATTTCTGGGACCTCATTTGCAATCTTATAATTAGTGGATGTGATTCTACACTAACTGTTCTGGGCATGAGTGCTGTGATTTCTTCAATATCCCATTATTTGGGGCTTGGTATATTGGCCTTTattggatcaactgaagaagatgACAGGAGGCTTGGCTTTGTAGCacctgttttatattttattttggctCTTCAGACTGGTTTAAGTGGGTTAAGACCAGAAGAGAGACTTATTCGTTTAAGTAGAAACATATGCCTTTTACTAACTGCAGTCCTGCGTTTTATCCATGGAATGACAGACCCTGTGTTAATGTCTCTCAGTGCCTCTCATGTGTCATCTTTTCGTAGACATTTTCCTGTGCTGTTTGTCTCTGCTTGCCTGTTTATTCTTCCTGTTTTACTCAGTTATGTTCTTTGGCATCATTATGCACTAAATACATGGTTGTTTGCAGTTACAGCCTTTTGTGTGGAACTCTGTTTAAAAGTAATTGTTTCTCTTACTGTTTATACATTATTCATGATTGATGGTTACTACAATGTCCTCTGGGAAAAGCTTGATGATTACGTCTACTATGTTCGTTCAACAGGCAATATTATTGAATTTATATTTGGAGTagtaatgtttggaaatggggcTTATACTATGATGTTTGAGTCAGGAAGTAAAATTCGGGCTTGTATGATGTGCCTACATGCATATTTTAACATCTACTTACAAGCAAAAAATGGCTGGAAGACATTCATGAATCGTAGGACAGCTGTTAAGAAGATTAATTCACTTCCCGAAATAAAAGGCAGACAATTACAAGAAATTGATGATGTATGTGCAATCTGCTATCATGAGTTTACAACATCTGCTCATATTACACCATGTAACCATTATTTCCATGCACTCTGCCTTCGGAAGTGGCTGTACATTCAAGATACTTGTCCTATGTGCCATCAAAAAGTATACATTGAAGATGATGTCAAGGATAATTCAAATACATCTAACAAGAATGGATTTATTGCACCAAATGAAAATCCAGAGGAAGCTATCAGAGAAGCTGCTGCTGAATCTGACAGGGAATTGAACGAAGATGACAGTACAGATTGTGATGATGAtgttcaaagagaaagaaatggagtgATCCAGCACACAGGCACAGCAGATGAAGAATTCATTAATGATGATACTGACTGA